Below is a genomic region from Plasmodium relictum strain SGS1 genome assembly, chromosome: 13.
aaaaaattttttttactatatgtattttttatagttaataaattcttaaaaaatgaattttttttttattgaaataaaagattgaatctatttttttttattctattatttcaattttttttatttttcatatactGTTACTTTTCATAATATtcaataagaaaaataatatataaataaaattctataaaaaatgagatattaatttaagatgatatttaattaaatgatattaaaatatatacacaAATGTATATATTCAACGTTTCaacaatttataataaaaaaagtcttatattttaattaaacaaaaaaacttatttttaaaaatataagtatatatatttctttttaattttaaataaagaataatatGCTTATATAAGAATTCCAACTATTCTTAAAGAAttctttctatttttattacatatagatttttttatttttttttttttttattgaaatttaCTTTATGGCATACATTATTAAGATAATTGtgatatcatatatatatattaattttttttttttttcagtagAAATTTGATTTAATcattttgaaatattattttggGGTTtctatttttgtatttatttttgatatttttttttcttttattcgtcatatttatgaataaaaaaagatgagTAATTTTTCTGAAAAGGAAATTATTTCACTCCCCCAGAGAAATAGGAGAAAAATCGACAAAAGTTATTTAAGCGAAAGCGAAGTAGAGAAAGAATATGCAGAACAAAATATATctgataatgaagaaaaattaaatgaaaacgatttcaaaaaaacatataaatatgaatatcTTGATCATACAGCAGATGTTATTTTACATAGTTACGGTAATAACTTAACAGAATGTTTTGAATCAGTATGCATTTCAATGTTTAATTATATGTGTAATTTAAACGATGTAAAATCAAaaataagaagaaaaataattgtaaAAGGAGATAATTTAGATGATCTTCTCTTTAATTTCTTAACAGAGTTTCATTTCTTATATGGAAAAGAGTActttatatgtaaaaatattgatattATCAAATTTGATAAACAAAATTTCTTAATTGAAGCTATTGGATATGgtgatttttttaattcttctaaGCATGAATGTGGTACAGAAATTAAAGCTATAACTAAacatgaattaaaaataatttcaaataatgaaaattacgAAATTTTTGTCTTAGTTGATatttaaatagaaatatataacaaattaaaaggaatattttatgaatataaatatttgctattataaataataaaaatggataaacaaaaaaaaaaaaaaaaagaaagaaaatataataaaatatatgaatactTAGAtggatataatttttaaaattgttaaaaataataattcttaCTGTATAATACAtcttatgaaaataattatatattttaaatttatttctcTAAATTcacataaataattattaaggtattttaatatttatttatatcattcttttttttgtatatttataaaattaaatagatattttcataatttattaaataatataatatttaaaaatatttattttgtattttgaTTTTAATTTGAGTTTAttaaacatattttatattctgTATAATTAAGAATTATACttgtgtttttttttttttttttgtcttttatGCTTTTTTTACTTCATTATTGCTAGTATATTTAACATACGAAAAATataactataaaaaaattaaaaattatatttgtttcatttgaagtaaatatttttttgaaattttaaaatctgcaaaatttaaaaagaaaaataaataaataaacataaacaaaatttccttttttttttttttttaatatccttatgtttttaatttaattgttattttgttttatcttcattttaATTGTAGCAATTCAACTAAAACATCTATcatttgaatttttaattagtttgaaataaaacaaatgtaagacttaaaatatttattaaatggaATATTTTAGATACGTAAAAAAAAGTCATaatatctattttatttaaaattttatatctatATTCAAAAGCTTTCCTCTTAACATTTCAAAATTCGAAATATTAATAGATTTACTAGAACCtataaatacaaaatttattttcattcaaCTGATTTTAcaactatatatttttaataatctttttttgttatatattttaatatatatttaagttACCTCTTAatcctatatatatattattttttttttatgaaaaagagATATCGATAATTCTGATCTAAACACACATAAATCATAGCACATTCAAATCATAatcataatttaatatttttctttaaatatattccATTATTATATAGATTCTTAAAAACtgttaattataatttaaaaaaaaaatatatatatatatataacgtaaaaatagaatatatttttgtgtaaagtacataataaaattttatttttttagtattgattacaatattaaataattcatatacatgtatacatataattcataatttttcacaataaaaaaaaaaataaataaagtaaaataaatgctactgtttatttaatataataaaaattattgaaatttccttttaaaaaataaatgtaaaatgtaacaataataatggttttaaaaaaaagtaaaaataataataataataataatataaataatatagttgacttaaaaaaaaattcaactTTAGCTGATTCAttgaatacaaaaaataaaaagaaaaaaagaaaataccAAGAAAAATTACCTGATTTTTcatgtttaaaaaaattaatttatgaacaaaaaagaaaagaaaattcttataatttattttcattcaaTGATCCATCTATAAAAGAGAAGATcgataaatttaataaaataattgaaaaCAGACAAGAATATTCTAATATTGAAACAAATGAAGAGGATGAAATAAGTAAAAACTTTTGTGAAACTTCAACATTTGGATATACTTTTATTGATAAAGTTTCTAATTTTGCaaataaagaagatataGAAGACTTAATACAGCATGACGAGGAGGatgatgaagaagaagaaaatgaagaagtcgaagaaaatgaagaagtcgaagaaaatgaaaaagaaaaaaaagaagaatataataaaggagtagaaagaaataaagaaggaaatctttttaataaaaagggTATCATggacttaaaaaaaaaagatattattttaGATCAATTAAAATTAAGGTTTGATGAATTTAAAATAGATACATTAACTATTCCTCAAAAGCCTGTTAATTTTATTGATGAAAATggaaaggaaaaaaaaaaattgtttatttttaatataaataataatagtaataaaaaaaagaacgaAAAGAAAAGAATCCAGATAATATATGATGAACAAAAACCAGAAGAAAAAGAGGATATCGTTGCTCTTGTCAACAAAATAAATGATCAGAAGGAATCctatttatattttgctGTTAAAgataatgaattattattaaataaaaataatgactATTTTAGTATAATGATGCACTATTTATGTGAGAGATCtagtaatataaatattcaaaTGCTATATTATCTAATTATGAAACCACCTAATATGGATATGTTATTGTATTTGATTTTAACTTATTATAAGTTTAATTTTCTAGATATATTAGAacattatgaaaatatttgcATTAATAACATAGTTGAAAGCACTTTTGAAGAAATTTCCTTATATGATTACTATTACtacttttttcatattcttgAAATTTCTCATGAACAATATTATATGTCCTTAGAGCTATTTAATGGAATGAAGTTTTTATTAGAcaaatataacttttttttaagcaGAATGCATAGGAATTCAATTTTCTCTAAAACTAAATTTGTTTTAGGTATGGGTGatattcaaaatattaaaaatatttttttaaatacacaTCATAAAAAAGACCCacaaattgaaaataaaaaaattgaagaaaataataaaaataatgaagatagTACAACAGATGGaagtgaaaatgaaaataaaaaaaattttttgaatgacaaaaataataaagatgaagaaaatattataaatagaaaaaatggTGCTTTACAGTATATATTGAACACAAAACTAGATTTCATAAATTATCAacaaaagaatttttttaatgaaacaCATTGGgatgaaatagaaaattattatcacttaaataatttagataaGTTAGTATATTTTACAAAggatttatattataaatttacgaaaaaaaatatttatatgaaacTAAATGAAATAACATGTGAACAAAAACACTTTGATAAAATACAAATTATTgaatattgtaaaaaaaaaattccatcctataaaaaaaatgttaaatttatgaattttttaggGGTATATTCTCATTCTTTTATTTGGCAAATTTATTGTTTAGAATTAGAATTATTTTGCGTTTTAAAATTCAGACGCATCACTTTGGAATTTATTTCTCATAAAGGAAACTTTTATCAAGAAAAAgcaaatgaaaaagaaagagaaaatgaaaaagaaagagaaagagaaagagaaaataaagaaaatgaaaaagaaaaagagagagaaagagaaaataagaatgaaaaagaaagagaaaacaaaaattacaataaaaatcatagaaaagataataattaCTTTTCAAGATATGATGAAAATATtcttaatttaaaagaaaacaatGACTGTGTTATTACTGAAGATATAATAGAAatgttatataaaaagaaaaaaggaaaaagtgaattaaatgaaaaaaaagaagaaagtttttataatttaaaagatgtagaaaatgaaataaattatgCATTAACTGTTTTTAGCAATTGcgttaaagaaaaaaagatacaAAATTTATTCTTTCCAATTTCAGTagagataaataaaaatttagttGAAAAAACGAAATATATTAATGGAACCCctttaaatgaatttatatatagTGAGTTTTTATCAGGAATTGACTTAAAATTACgagtttttaaattaaaatgtataatggtaaaaattataaaacatatcttaacatttttaaattttgattTTCTTATTATTCTTAAATGTTCCAGAATATTTTTGAAAGAAGATAATCTACTTATAAATGCAGGAATGCCTTTAGGTTTATTATCAAATAATACcctatattttcttttaaataatattgatgAAACAATAGCAACAAAAACATATAGtaaaactattttttattacttacctccagaaataataaataaactaGATACGCATAATAAAGAACatataaaggaaaataataaaaaagacgGAAACTTCatttttgaagaaaaaaaatttaataataataattgttttttatttgatgataaaattaaattacaaaaagcATATTCATATATGATTGGGAAAATATTTGAAGAAACATTAATTGATACTTTTACAGGAGACAAGTTCGATTATTTCAATTTTGATGAAGatgttaaaaattttttgttatgtTGTCTTGAGGAAGACATAGAAAAAAGAGAACCTcttgaaaatttattaaatcacAAATGCTTTTTTAACTGTTTTGatctatatataaatatttatgatgataaaattaattcatacaaaaatgataaagaaaaGGCAATTCGGTTACGAGATTTAaactatataaataattttgattACAACATTTTTAGTATTCCACATGAACACTCATCGAGGCCCCCTTCTTTTTCTCGTTCAAAACCATCTACTGAATCTAGTCAATTCTCCACATCAAATAcatagaattatttttaatgttttaatcatgtattatatatttcattatatatttaaatttataatactatataatatatttaaaattttaaaacatatgatacctttattttatttatttattttattttatttttttttgtttttaattaaaattgcaagcgaaaattttgaaaactaatgttttaaatttacttttaatttcaaaagaattatactttgaaaaaagaaaaaaaggaaggAAAAATTTAGTTTTaggaaacaaaaaaaaaaaaatttaaattaaaaataataataaaacatgtatttaaaaatataaagatctTCATAGAATTTAATGTTGCGATTTACTTTTGATTAAATATGGTAATAATATATCTATACATTTTTGAAGATTTTCATAACTTTTTCCTCCTGTTAAAGTTATATTACCTGTTGAAAAAATACTAGCTGAAATGACAtcaactttatttttttctttttcagcagtcttttttatattccaCCATGCATATTGACTATTATTTTCCTtagaaaaaaggaaaagaaaagaaaatatataaagtacaatatataaataaatattaattttttaattaaaaagaaaatatataataaaaatcattACTTCGTTTTTTTCATcacaatttttttcattctcaTTTATCAAAGCAATTTTTACTTTACAAGCTGGAAATACATTTGGATCATAATCCACCTGAAAAATAGTcgaatttgaaaaaaaaaaaaataaaatgagtatatatttaaatttcttttgtaattataattatcatacaattatatataaaaaatgaatataattcataaagtattatataaaatttttttatgaaatatagtttaatatttaaatatatatatatatataatattttttcaaagtttacacttttataatattgaGCAAACAATGGTAATACTATGGAGAATCCTATATTATATACAGCCAAAATATTTGTAAtggttattttttttaattttatatttttaaaatttaactgctttaattttttttcaacttTCTTCATAGCAATTTTACAAGCTTCTATTGAATTATTTCCTGTACATATTATTTTACCAttagaaaatatagaaacatttataattaactttttatttactacattattattttcaatggAATATTCTACAATATCATTagatttatcattttttgtaTCTGAAATATCTTCATTTATGAtactattaatattttctgtTTCATCAAAAGGAATATAATTATCATtcgaaatatttttattatcttttatgtaatttttattattgtctattattttttcactaactatttcttttttttcctcactttcttctttttcattttctatatcatcatcttttttcactttttcattttttatatcatcaaattttttttcatttttttctttaatttgtttatatttttcatcttttaatttatactTATCatctctttcttttttattattaatgtaATTTACATACTTGTTTACGGTTCTTAAACTAACAGGAACATCAATTCTCATGCATTTAAATTCTCTAGgattatatatacaattagaaaaatatttatatatactatCTAAATTTAACGAAGAACACAGTATTGCATTCATAGAAATGTTATGTACACTCATATTatgttcattttttataaaaatattatttatttcattgttATTTAATTTCGTTCTTTTAGAAGGATTacacattttaaaaaaaaaatttttattacccttttattttttattttttacataaaaatactcaaaaaaaaaaacatttgtaaaatatttaaacaaattggattataaattttttatctattatatttacgatttttataaagattaataacaaattgaaaaaataaaaacatttaatattatacaattatgaaattttaattaaatcttAATGTCTTCACTTTTTTATAGtggaaaaaaataacaaattaaaaaaaaaatatatataaaataaaataaacaggatatatattttcaatttcttaaattctttttaataatactaaactattattataatggcatttattttttaattctataataaaataaactatATCAAGCATTTAAATCttaacaaatatatttagttattttgaacatatattttaaatagttaaactatactttttttgtacattgtatatatataaggaaattttgtatttattaatgaaaaatggaaaaagcaaaaaaaaaaaaaaaaaaaaattagaaaggAATACACTCAAGAATATTCTAAACACCAAAAGTAAACCTCATCCTTTTAAAATATCtcataaaaaaacaaaaaatttaattagtttatattattaatattttttctatttatgcTTAATAGTTATGGtgatgatatatataatttgttGAATTAACATTTATGCTATTTTGtggtttttaattttttttcttttttttttttttatagaagtAGAAAATATGTAGTTATGcacttaaatatttttttttttttatatgaattataatattttaatatgaaCAAggaaaaaacattttaaaagaaattaaatcatttttatttaaaaattcaatGTACTtacctcttttttttttttttttaatatatctaaaaatattttgctAATAtgcaaataatttaatattttacaaCTAAACAAATggaatcatttaaaaaattgataatttAGGAacacttttttctttatattttgtataaaaatgaaaaaagttttatatatatatatatacaaagatagagaaaataatgaataaagATAAGTACTCATAAAAATTTGTAATAAGTGTTCCATTtttaaagataaataaaaataagttgaaaaaaaataataattaagatataacatttatatagaaaatatgctgatataaaatttgataatttgtataataaaaatatataattcattgtgtttgtattatatttaaaataagtgttctaaaaaaaaaaaaaaaaaaaaaagctcaGTATAATTATTCAATATTTATACAATATTAAGAATAATTTAAGAAATGGAAGAGGATGAAGATGCAGAAGAAGCAGAAACAGAAAAGGGTACAAAGAagttaaaagaagaaataaaaactaTCACAGaagtaaaagaaataaaaaatatagaaaataaagagGGAGATGAAATAAAGAAGAGCACATCAAGTAAAAAcgaaaaaagagaaatagaaggtgaagaaaaaaaaaaggagaaaGAGAATGGGAatgataatgaagaaaaggcaaaaaaaagagtagaagaaaaaaggcatacaaaagaaaataaaatagaaaatataaatatatttaatgaagaaaataatcaATGTTATAATTACgaaacattgaataaatctTTTATATCTCAGAATTCTAAgttagaagaaaataaaatttgcgATGCATGTAATCATTGTGATGATGCATGTTCTTCTATGTTATGCTAcaattgtaaaataaaaaaaaaaaatatatacaaaaaatataaaagttcaaaaaatagtaacttaaaaatatgtgaaaataatatgaaaaaaatattttggttaaacaaaaaaatgcATGAAAGTATAATTTTCACTAGTcaaaaaaatgagaaaagagataatgataataatgaaaacataaagaaaaacaaagaaaagacaaacaacaaaaaaaagatagaTACCATAGATAAAAATCACGATATGCTAATTTCTAGTactaaagataaaaataataatgatgaagaaaaagataattataatattttaaaaaatataattaacaaaaataaaagtagtaTATATTCAGAAAGTGATAGTGATAAAACAACGGAATATAACGtaacaaaatataaacaatatTTTACTAAATGTGAAATTAAGAGACATTGTAAAATCAATGATTGTTGGGTAATAGCAAATGGATATGTATACGACGTAACAACAATTATGGAACATCACCCAGGTGGAATTaattgtattttaaaaaaaggtgGAGAAGATGCAACAGTTGATTATCTTTTTCATTCAAAATATgctcaaaaaaatttttgggAACCCTTAAAAATTGGTAAAGTTGTCAAatgtaaaaaagaaattttagaagaaaagaaaaaaaaaaatcacaattcatcaaaaaaaagaaatttatgtatttttatgtaatatatatatatatatatttttaaatattttataatattactcatattattttatacatttatataaattgttattaataataaatttacatTTGTTTTTAATACTAAATCGTAtgctttatatatttgttatgATAGACATATATACTCTATTTTTAAtactaaatttatatatcatcttatttatttctagtataaattatatatatttaatttttctataatcTTTGAgcaaatataatatatttcaatttCTTGTTTTTTAAGGTTTATTTGCTATGTATAATTTTAAGTGAtacatattaattaaaataagcaaattcttttgtttttaaaatatatatatatatatatatatatgtatttcttcacttttatttactttaaattttgtatatgtcgtattttatttaatctcaccttgtttattttatcttatttatatagatatatacttcattttattttatttttttttttttgtaataaaataaactttGTTatcatattaaaattatatattcaataaatattctaatttacttttttcaaaatatattaaatctattttctttttttttatatgatcaCTAATATAACCTCTAAAAAAGTTGTATGTTCTTATTCTATCGCTTCTATTACCTTcttttatctaaaaaaaaaaaattgtaagaatcatttttaattaaaaatattttattattatttttttaattaaagaaattaaatgaattaagaaaaaaattataggaaaaaaaaaaaattaccaATTTAACTCTCTTATTTTGAActaaacttttattttcattactttTCATTTCTCTTAACTTAAGAATTAGTTTTTTCAtagctatttttttatttaattcttgtGTTCTtcaaaaaaggaaaaaaaaaaaaattgttattttttttattttttttaaaaatagaaatatattttatataaccGTTCTTCTTGGCACTCaacttttattttagttGGTTTATGTAAAATGCAAACTCCCGATTCAATcttagaaaaatattaaaatattgttattctgaaaataaatttattttattttatttttttttttaaacatacTTTATTCACATTTTGTCCTCCCGGTTTACTTGATCTAAATGTTgtaacttttatattttttaaattaatttcattttctatttcttcatCTTTATGGATAAAAACTGCAATGGTAGCAGTGGAAGAATGAATCTTATCcttcaaaaattaaaattaaaaaaaaaattagatttaaataaaaaaatttttttttacgttttttttttttttattgatttcTTACCTTAGATTCATTGTCTGGAATTCTTTTTACTTGATGAATACcactttcatttttaaaaagatc
It encodes:
- a CDS encoding protein archease, putative, whose amino-acid sequence is MSNFSEKEIISLPQRNRRKIDKSYLSESEVEKEYAEQNISDNEEKLNENDFKKTYKYEYLDHTADVILHSYGNNLTECFESVCISMFNYMCNLNDVKSKIRRKIIVKGDNLDDLLFNFLTEFHFLYGKEYFICKNIDIIKFDKQNFLIEAIGYGDFFNSSKHECGTEIKAITKHELKIISNNENYEIFVLVDI
- a CDS encoding transcription initiation TFIID-like, putative, translated to MCNPSKRTKLNNNEINNIFIKNEHNMSVHNISMNAILCSSLNLDSIYKYFSNCIYNPREFKCMRIDVPVSLRTVNKYVNYINNKKERDDKYKLKDEKYKQIKEKNEKKFDDIKNEKVKKDDDIENEKEESEEKKEIVSEKIIDNNKNYIKDNKNISNDNYIPFDETENINSIINEDISDTKNDKSNDIVEYSIENNNVVNKKLIINVSIFSNGKIICTGNNSIEACKIAMKKVEKKLKQLNFKNIKLKKITITNILAVYNIGFSIVLPLFAQYYKSVDYDPNVFPACKVKIALINENEKNCDEKNEENNSQYAWWNIKKTAEKEKNKVDVISASIFSTGNITLTGGKSYENLQKCIDILLPYLIKSKSQH
- a CDS encoding peptide chain release factor 1, putative, translating into MNKIFCIFNFLLCILFHCVYNFYLGQKSIFLKKVIKKKKNILKRKLFHLCIKKKKDHLSENRNLIRIESRPGIGGSEALLWSIQLLNTYRTFAERNKCTVKEVQDICYSLIISSNDNIIINKEGEKINLSLYDLFKNESGIHQVKRIPDNESKDKIHSSTATIAVFIHKDEEIENEINLKNIKVTTFRSSKPGGQNVNKIESGVCILHKPTKIKVECQEERTQELNKKIAMKKLILKLREMKSNENKSLVQNKRVKLIKEGNRSDRIRTYNFFRGYISDHIKKKKIDLIYFEKSKLEYLLNI